The following are encoded in a window of Archaeoglobaceae archaeon genomic DNA:
- a CDS encoding prefoldin subunit beta — MSELPPQVQNLVAQLQQIQQQLQIVVTQKAQVEAMLEEAKQALEELQKVGEDVTIYKAVGSILVREAKTKVVQELTERKESLEIRIKTLERQEERLRERFAELQKKLQGLLGQQAG; from the coding sequence ATGAGCGAATTACCCCCACAGGTTCAGAATTTAGTGGCGCAACTACAGCAAATCCAACAGCAATTGCAAATCGTTGTAACGCAGAAAGCACAGGTTGAAGCTATGCTTGAGGAGGCTAAGCAGGCCTTGGAAGAGTTGCAGAAGGTGGGCGAAGACGTAACAATCTATAAAGCTGTGGGAAGCATTCTCGTTAGAGAAGCAAAGACCAAAGTTGTCCAAGAACTAACAGAGAGAAAAGAGAGCCTGGAAATCAGAATTAAAACCCTCGAGAGGCAAGAAGAGAGATTGAGAGAGAGATTCGCCGAACTTCAAAAGAAGCTCCAAGGACTTTTAGGTCAACAAGCTGGTTAA
- a CDS encoding homocysteine biosynthesis protein, translating into MKTIEEINEKIRRGEVCVVTATEMKEITSQLTPEEAVKEVDVVTTGTFGAMCSTGAFINFGHSDPPIKFKKVWLNDVEAYAGLAAVDVFIGATKPSETRELYGGAHVIEELVSGKDIELRAIGYGTDCYPNREIVTNMSLEDVNQAEMVNPRNAYQRYRAATNSSDKILRTYMGTLLPNYGNVTFAGTGEISPLNNDPEFRTIGVGTRIFLCGAKGYVIGEGTQHSPPFGTLMVRGNLKEMKPEFLKACYFPGYAPSIYLGIGIPIPVLDENIAKALSIRDSEIKTTIIDFGVARRQRPVVREVSYEELKSGKVEINGEEVRVSPLSSYYMAEKVMRELKKMIERGEFLLTMPVERLKPKEVLKPMKQKEIRVVKDLMTKAITIGEDWSIEDAAKLLIEKNVNHLPVVDSDGTLKGIVTSWDIAKAVVKRSSKVSEIMTKDVITVYPEDPIAIAVSKLEKFDISALPVVDSRKRVLGIITSETLSKLLGR; encoded by the coding sequence ATGAAAACGATCGAGGAGATAAATGAGAAGATCCGCCGTGGTGAAGTTTGTGTTGTTACTGCTACTGAGATGAAGGAAATAACGTCCCAGTTAACTCCAGAAGAAGCTGTAAAAGAAGTAGACGTGGTTACAACAGGGACTTTTGGAGCGATGTGCTCTACAGGGGCCTTCATAAATTTTGGGCACTCTGATCCGCCTATAAAATTTAAGAAGGTTTGGTTAAATGATGTTGAAGCTTATGCTGGCTTGGCTGCGGTTGATGTATTCATTGGTGCTACTAAACCTTCCGAAACGAGAGAACTATATGGCGGAGCTCATGTGATCGAAGAACTTGTTTCTGGCAAGGATATTGAGTTAAGGGCAATAGGTTATGGAACAGACTGTTATCCAAACAGAGAAATTGTAACTAATATGTCTCTTGAGGATGTCAATCAGGCAGAAATGGTAAATCCAAGAAACGCATACCAGCGGTATAGAGCAGCAACTAATTCCTCGGACAAAATTTTGAGAACGTACATGGGCACTCTACTTCCCAATTATGGAAACGTCACGTTTGCGGGCACAGGAGAGATTTCACCTCTGAATAACGATCCAGAATTTCGGACAATTGGTGTTGGGACAAGGATTTTCTTGTGCGGAGCTAAAGGTTACGTCATTGGCGAAGGCACACAGCATTCTCCACCATTTGGCACGCTCATGGTTAGGGGAAATCTGAAGGAGATGAAGCCCGAATTCCTTAAAGCTTGCTATTTTCCAGGATACGCCCCCTCAATATACCTTGGAATTGGAATTCCAATCCCGGTGCTGGACGAAAATATTGCAAAGGCCTTGAGCATCAGGGACAGTGAAATTAAAACTACAATCATCGACTTCGGAGTTGCGAGGCGACAGAGGCCGGTTGTGAGAGAAGTCAGCTATGAAGAGCTTAAGAGTGGCAAGGTTGAGATTAATGGCGAAGAAGTACGTGTTTCTCCACTTTCAAGCTATTACATGGCTGAGAAAGTTATGAGGGAGCTTAAGAAAATGATTGAAAGAGGGGAGTTTTTGCTGACTATGCCTGTGGAAAGGTTAAAGCCAAAGGAAGTCCTCAAACCAATGAAGCAAAAGGAGATAAGAGTTGTAAAGGATCTAATGACAAAAGCGATAACGATTGGCGAAGATTGGAGCATAGAAGACGCTGCAAAGCTTTTGATTGAGAAAAATGTAAATCATCTACCGGTGGTGGACAGCGATGGCACTTTGAAGGGTATAGTCACATCATGGGATATTGCAAAAGCTGTTGTGAAGAGAAGTTCAAAAGTTAGTGAGATAATGACAAAAGACGTGATCACTGTATATCCAGAAGATCCAATAGCTATAGCAGTGAGTAAACTCGAAAAATTCGACATATCTGCTTTGCCAGTAGTAGATAGCAGGAAAAGGGTTTTGGGGATTATCACGAGCGAAACTCTCAGCAAGCTTTTGGGGAGGTGA
- a CDS encoding SufD family Fe-S cluster assembly protein, with the protein MPEGYGVDTEKLKEVGIELDPKKRSGTFLQKDQEVKTFASFYEGVEVMSIRSAMEKYDWVKDYFWKLLRRDQDEFTKEADSEEANGYFIRALPNAKVEIPVEACLYLHKAGKQKVHNIIIAEENSEINIITGCTSHPTAIGMHIGVSEFFIKKGAKLTFTMIHSWQNNIEVRPRSAAVIEEGATFISNYILLNPVKLVQMYPTAYVGKNARAVFSNVIVALEGCTIDSGSRAILTGSGAVAEIVSRSISRGGRVFARGQIVGEAEGVRGHLECKGLILSEKGEIVAIPELIARHPNVELSHEAAIGKIAEEEIFYLMSRGLSRDEAVSAIVRGFMEIEIRGLPDVLKATIDRAIEDMKRAL; encoded by the coding sequence ATGCCTGAAGGATATGGAGTAGATACTGAAAAGTTAAAAGAAGTTGGGATTGAACTCGATCCCAAAAAACGCTCCGGAACGTTTTTACAGAAAGATCAGGAAGTCAAGACTTTTGCGTCTTTCTATGAAGGTGTGGAAGTCATGAGTATAAGATCAGCAATGGAAAAATACGATTGGGTCAAAGACTACTTCTGGAAGCTTCTTCGCAGGGATCAGGATGAATTTACAAAAGAAGCGGATAGCGAAGAAGCAAATGGGTATTTTATAAGAGCTTTGCCAAACGCCAAAGTAGAGATCCCAGTTGAAGCATGTCTTTATCTCCACAAAGCAGGGAAGCAAAAGGTTCATAACATAATTATAGCTGAAGAGAATTCCGAAATAAATATTATAACCGGATGCACATCCCATCCAACCGCAATCGGAATGCACATCGGCGTTTCAGAGTTTTTTATAAAAAAAGGAGCAAAGTTAACTTTCACAATGATTCACAGCTGGCAAAACAATATCGAAGTCCGTCCAAGAAGTGCAGCGGTAATCGAAGAAGGAGCAACTTTCATCAGCAATTACATTCTCTTAAATCCAGTAAAGCTCGTCCAAATGTATCCCACCGCATACGTTGGAAAAAATGCAAGGGCGGTTTTTAGCAATGTTATCGTTGCACTGGAAGGTTGCACCATCGATTCAGGTTCGAGAGCAATTTTAACTGGAAGTGGGGCGGTTGCAGAAATAGTTTCGAGAAGTATAAGCAGAGGAGGAAGGGTTTTCGCCCGGGGACAAATCGTTGGCGAGGCTGAGGGGGTTAGAGGTCATCTTGAGTGTAAAGGGTTGATTTTATCAGAAAAAGGGGAGATTGTCGCCATTCCCGAATTGATAGCAAGACATCCCAACGTTGAACTTAGTCATGAAGCTGCGATAGGAAAAATTGCTGAAGAAGAGATCTTCTACTTAATGTCGAGAGGATTAAGTAGAGACGAGGCCGTTTCTGCCATAGTCCGTGGCTTTATGGAGATCGAGATACGGGGACTTCCAGATGTTCTTAAGGCTACGATTGACAGAGCAATAGAAGACATGAAAAGAGCGTTATGA
- a CDS encoding 4Fe-4S binding protein → MLFLLRFDARTVREPIISLTAIKTGALINILKADVGARKGEVIVEVPDEKSVEVLEMLKKMGVEIHEITKSIARNERCIHCGACLSICPTEVFYINVEKKIDIRAEKCIHCGACIKVCPTMALYFPI, encoded by the coding sequence ATGCTATTTCTTTTGAGATTTGATGCCCGAACGGTCAGAGAGCCCATAATTTCATTAACTGCGATAAAAACCGGGGCGTTGATAAACATACTTAAAGCAGATGTTGGTGCAAGAAAGGGAGAAGTAATAGTTGAGGTTCCGGATGAAAAATCAGTCGAAGTCTTGGAAATGCTGAAGAAAATGGGTGTTGAAATTCACGAAATAACGAAAAGCATTGCCAGAAACGAAAGATGCATTCACTGCGGGGCATGTTTAAGCATATGTCCAACCGAAGTTTTTTATATAAATGTAGAAAAAAAAATAGATATCCGAGCTGAGAAGTGCATTCACTGCGGGGCATGCATTAAAGTTTGTCCAACTATGGCCCTATACTTTCCGATCTAA
- a CDS encoding NAD(P)H-hydrate dehydratase translates to METINSKDMRILDLNCEYFGLSRLQLMENAGKAVAEEIMKRVKGGKVAIFAGSGNNGGDGFVTARHLKGFEVEIYLAGEPKTEIAMKNFEILQKANYKIQRISECDAEIVVDALLGTGIAGKPRGEYAKAIELINSMEAFKVAVDVPSGLNADTGEYELAVKADLTVTFHKMKPGILKAKEICGEVVVKDIGIPEQFEKLCGVGDLVATYKRFEDAHKGMHGRVAVIGGGDYTGAVAFASLSAYHAGADIVITAVPESIKGVVASFSPNLIVRGLRGDKITPKNLKEAEEIVKRCDVVVIGMGVGENPEFKEFVEELLKSCKKAVLDAEGITGNIPEGVECILTPHRGELKKNFNAEPKDVQKVAKEIGAVVLLKGKEDVITDGYRTKVNRTGNAGMTVGGTGDVLAGICGALLCLDDAFHSACAGAFINGFAGDLCLEKFGYNYTSMHLIEMLPEAFRRCLSWK, encoded by the coding sequence ATGGAAACGATAAATTCCAAGGACATGCGAATTCTCGATCTGAATTGCGAATACTTCGGCTTGAGCAGGCTTCAGTTGATGGAAAATGCGGGAAAAGCGGTTGCTGAAGAGATCATGAAGAGAGTTAAAGGTGGAAAAGTTGCAATTTTTGCGGGCAGTGGCAACAACGGTGGAGATGGATTTGTAACAGCAAGGCATCTCAAGGGCTTTGAAGTCGAGATCTACTTAGCGGGAGAGCCAAAGACAGAGATTGCGATGAAGAACTTTGAAATTCTCCAGAAAGCAAACTACAAAATCCAAAGGATCTCTGAATGCGACGCTGAGATCGTTGTCGATGCATTGCTTGGCACAGGAATTGCGGGAAAGCCAAGAGGGGAGTATGCAAAGGCTATTGAGCTCATAAACAGCATGGAAGCTTTTAAAGTTGCTGTAGATGTTCCGAGCGGGCTAAATGCGGACACTGGCGAGTATGAACTTGCGGTAAAGGCTGATCTCACGGTGACTTTTCACAAAATGAAGCCGGGCATTTTAAAGGCGAAGGAGATCTGCGGAGAAGTCGTGGTTAAAGACATTGGAATCCCTGAGCAATTTGAAAAGCTATGCGGAGTCGGAGATCTTGTTGCAACTTACAAAAGATTTGAAGACGCGCATAAAGGAATGCATGGAAGGGTTGCAGTGATTGGTGGAGGCGATTACACTGGAGCAGTGGCATTTGCAAGTCTCTCCGCATATCATGCGGGAGCGGACATAGTGATAACCGCTGTTCCCGAGAGCATAAAAGGCGTGGTTGCAAGCTTCAGCCCTAATCTGATCGTCAGGGGATTAAGAGGAGATAAAATAACTCCGAAAAATCTGAAAGAAGCTGAGGAGATTGTTAAGAGATGTGATGTAGTGGTAATTGGAATGGGAGTCGGTGAGAATCCTGAATTCAAAGAATTCGTTGAAGAGCTATTAAAGAGCTGTAAAAAGGCGGTTCTTGATGCTGAAGGAATTACGGGGAATATTCCCGAAGGGGTTGAGTGCATATTAACTCCGCACAGAGGAGAGCTGAAAAAGAACTTCAACGCAGAGCCAAAGGATGTTCAGAAGGTTGCAAAAGAAATAGGAGCGGTTGTTCTGCTGAAAGGAAAGGAAGACGTTATCACGGATGGCTATCGCACAAAGGTGAACAGAACAGGAAATGCAGGGATGACCGTTGGTGGCACTGGAGACGTGCTTGCTGGAATTTGCGGTGCACTGCTTTGCCTTGACGACGCTTTTCATTCTGCATGTGCTGGAGCATTCATAAACGGCTTCGCTGGGGATCTATGCCTCGAGAAGTTCGGATACAATTACACTTCCATGCACCTGATTGAAATGCTCCCAGAAGCTTTCAGGAGGTGTCTCAGCTGGAAATAG
- a CDS encoding TIGR00303 family protein, which translates to MSKILDLVKGRVLFTLVIGNTKTAEIPGITVAGANPELIKYTPPADAELLYHGKCLSIDSIPATPDGKPTPALISYTALRLTKIPFLVVDSGLIVKPKIPHITLNAPVGKNIATERAMSIEDTKKVLENGRILGEQLAKIVDLLIIGESIPAGTTTAGAVLKALGFEPKVSSSMPSNPLELKRKVIDEAVKKVKSKDPVEIISAVGDPVIAGVVGILSGCKRALLAGGTQMVAIANVAKMITDCEIAIATTEFVANDKTADLSLAPCEVFVAKIPLANSRYPGLRAYAEGFVKEGVGAGGLAFFAYRRGITERELLAEIEKDYEKIVLKG; encoded by the coding sequence ATGTCAAAAATTTTGGATTTGGTAAAGGGGAGAGTGCTCTTCACTCTCGTGATAGGAAACACGAAAACTGCAGAGATCCCGGGAATTACGGTTGCAGGAGCAAATCCTGAGCTTATAAAATACACTCCACCCGCAGATGCTGAATTGCTCTATCACGGGAAGTGTTTAAGTATCGATTCAATCCCGGCAACACCCGATGGAAAACCGACACCCGCGCTAATCTCATACACTGCACTTAGGCTTACAAAAATACCTTTCTTGGTCGTAGATTCAGGCTTGATCGTTAAGCCAAAAATACCCCACATAACTTTAAATGCCCCTGTGGGGAAAAACATCGCAACTGAAAGGGCCATGAGCATCGAAGACACGAAAAAAGTTCTTGAAAACGGAAGAATACTTGGAGAACAACTTGCAAAGATTGTGGACTTATTAATCATAGGTGAAAGCATTCCTGCAGGCACCACCACAGCTGGAGCTGTGTTGAAAGCTCTCGGCTTCGAGCCTAAGGTTTCTTCGAGTATGCCTTCAAATCCACTCGAACTTAAGAGAAAAGTAATAGACGAGGCTGTTAAAAAAGTGAAAAGCAAGGACCCTGTCGAGATAATATCCGCAGTTGGCGATCCTGTGATTGCAGGCGTCGTTGGAATTCTAAGCGGTTGCAAGAGGGCGTTGCTTGCAGGTGGAACCCAGATGGTTGCGATTGCAAATGTGGCGAAGATGATCACGGACTGTGAAATTGCAATAGCAACAACAGAATTCGTTGCTAACGATAAAACCGCAGATCTATCCCTTGCACCATGTGAAGTTTTCGTTGCGAAGATTCCACTTGCAAATTCAAGGTATCCCGGACTAAGAGCATATGCCGAGGGTTTTGTTAAAGAGGGTGTGGGTGCCGGTGGGCTTGCATTCTTTGCCTATCGTCGTGGAATCACGGAAAGGGAACTGCTTGCAGAAATCGAAAAAGATTACGAAAAAATCGTCCTGAAGGGCTGA
- a CDS encoding methionine adenosyltransferase — protein sequence MPNIVVEELVHTPIEEQKVELVERKGIGHPDSLADGIAESMSRELCKEYIKRFGVVMHHNTDETQIIAGKSCPRFGGGEVIEPIYIILVGRATKKIGDEAIPTDKVALNAAKRYVKSAMRYLDPDLDIVFDVRLGEGSADLQDVFKRKKEIPLANDTSFGIGFAPLSETEKLVLNAERRIYEELRKKVPAIGEDIKVMGLREKDKIKLTVAVAMVDRHIRDITEYDAVKREVAEFLKDIAPDYTSREVEVFVNTADDYSTKSVYLTVTGTSAESGDDGSVGRGNRCNGLITPGRPMSMEATSGKNPINHVGKLYNLLSNMIANRCYEEVEGIREVYVRILSQIGKPINDPKVLSIQIIPQKGYTIEKLDRKVREIAEEMIGNITKLTDKIVKGEIKTF from the coding sequence ATGCCCAACATAGTTGTTGAGGAACTCGTTCACACTCCGATCGAAGAACAAAAGGTCGAATTAGTCGAGAGAAAAGGAATTGGACATCCTGATAGCCTTGCAGACGGGATTGCGGAAAGCATGAGCAGAGAGCTTTGCAAGGAATACATAAAGCGTTTCGGCGTTGTTATGCACCACAACACCGACGAGACTCAAATTATTGCGGGAAAGTCGTGTCCGAGGTTTGGCGGTGGCGAAGTTATAGAGCCGATTTATATAATCCTTGTGGGGAGGGCAACAAAAAAGATAGGAGATGAAGCAATTCCAACAGATAAAGTAGCTCTAAACGCTGCTAAAAGATACGTAAAAAGTGCAATGCGTTATCTTGATCCTGATCTTGATATTGTTTTTGATGTTCGCCTTGGCGAGGGCAGTGCGGATTTGCAGGATGTTTTTAAGAGAAAAAAAGAGATTCCACTTGCAAACGACACTTCATTTGGCATAGGTTTTGCTCCCCTTTCAGAAACCGAAAAATTGGTTTTGAATGCTGAAAGAAGGATTTATGAAGAGCTAAGAAAAAAAGTTCCTGCCATCGGAGAAGACATAAAGGTAATGGGGCTAAGAGAAAAGGATAAAATCAAGCTGACTGTTGCGGTTGCGATGGTTGACAGGCACATCAGAGACATTACAGAATACGATGCGGTTAAGAGAGAAGTTGCGGAATTTTTAAAGGACATCGCTCCGGATTACACTTCCCGAGAGGTTGAAGTTTTTGTAAACACGGCGGACGATTACTCCACAAAAAGCGTTTATCTTACTGTAACTGGAACATCTGCAGAGAGTGGCGATGATGGAAGTGTTGGAAGAGGAAACAGATGCAACGGTCTAATAACTCCTGGCAGACCGATGAGCATGGAGGCGACGAGCGGAAAGAACCCGATAAACCATGTCGGGAAGCTTTACAATCTGCTCTCCAATATGATTGCAAACCGTTGTTATGAGGAAGTAGAAGGAATTCGAGAGGTTTACGTTAGAATTCTTAGCCAGATCGGTAAGCCTATTAACGATCCCAAGGTTCTCAGCATTCAAATAATCCCGCAGAAAGGTTACACGATTGAAAAGCTTGATCGCAAAGTCAGAGAAATTGCGGAAGAGATGATCGGGAATATAACGAAGCTTACTGACAAAATAGTCAAAGGGGAGATCAAAACTTTCTGA
- a CDS encoding KEOPS complex subunit Pcc1, translating into MKAYIEIDANGDLIKALKPEESNAISEAKIYQSEEKLKIEIFAESISALRASINSWLRLINMCLEIEVLV; encoded by the coding sequence ATGAAAGCTTACATTGAGATTGACGCCAATGGAGATTTGATTAAAGCTCTAAAGCCAGAGGAGAGTAATGCTATAAGCGAGGCAAAGATTTATCAATCCGAAGAGAAGTTGAAAATCGAGATCTTTGCAGAATCGATCTCAGCTCTGAGAGCCTCAATCAATTCATGGTTGAGGCTTATAAATATGTGTTTGGAAATAGAGGTGTTGGTATGA
- a CDS encoding M20/M25/M40 family metallo-hydrolase, with translation MSQLEIDEVELTKELIKIDTRNPPGDTSQAVDFLEKLFSSFKTKSYTHEGKESLLVEISKGEKTLMLSSHLDTVPCGDELLNPITVNGKLYGRGSCDAKGCVASICSAVLKLEDIGVGLKVAFTADEEVGGRNGLKKVFEAEKCDAVVIGEPTGCGSINVLQACVLALDIEFEGKDGHTATRDARDGAIFKASKFITEIPELFKNLKGNYEPYKSLFEGFGIPFVIKTWEAVFNPSIIKGGIKRNVVAPKCELSADIRFAPWISVEEVLHMLSREGLNFKVSGFLPAYGILVDSVPLENDLRLLRIISDAIRSEGLNPRAVFSLGVGDTRHVRKFGIPAFYFGPGGENLHSEDEFVYISELRLATKIYRKIIENFRKF, from the coding sequence GTGTCTCAGCTGGAAATAGACGAGGTTGAGCTCACAAAAGAGCTGATAAAGATCGACACAAGAAATCCGCCGGGAGATACTTCTCAGGCGGTTGATTTTCTTGAGAAGCTTTTTTCTTCATTTAAAACCAAAAGCTACACACATGAAGGAAAAGAGAGCCTATTAGTTGAGATTTCCAAAGGAGAAAAGACTCTAATGCTATCTTCCCATTTGGACACAGTTCCGTGTGGAGACGAGCTTTTGAATCCGATAACTGTGAATGGAAAGCTTTATGGGCGAGGTAGTTGCGACGCAAAGGGCTGTGTTGCGTCTATTTGCAGTGCGGTTCTCAAACTTGAGGATATCGGGGTTGGATTAAAGGTAGCTTTTACTGCAGATGAAGAAGTTGGTGGCAGGAATGGGCTCAAAAAGGTGTTTGAAGCTGAGAAATGCGATGCGGTTGTGATAGGGGAACCAACGGGATGTGGCTCGATTAACGTTCTTCAGGCATGCGTTCTCGCATTAGACATAGAATTCGAAGGAAAAGACGGGCACACAGCAACGAGGGATGCAAGAGATGGAGCTATTTTTAAAGCCTCGAAGTTCATTACCGAAATTCCAGAGCTTTTTAAGAACCTAAAAGGCAACTATGAACCCTATAAAAGTTTGTTTGAGGGGTTTGGAATCCCATTCGTTATAAAAACCTGGGAAGCGGTCTTTAATCCATCCATAATTAAGGGAGGCATTAAGAGGAATGTAGTCGCTCCAAAATGCGAGCTCTCTGCGGACATCAGATTTGCCCCCTGGATAAGTGTTGAAGAAGTCCTGCATATGCTCAGCAGAGAGGGTTTGAATTTTAAAGTTTCGGGATTTCTCCCCGCATACGGAATTCTTGTGGACAGCGTTCCGCTCGAAAATGATCTAAGGCTTCTAAGGATCATCTCAGATGCAATTAGGTCGGAAGGTTTGAATCCAAGAGCAGTTTTCAGCTTGGGAGTTGGCGATACAAGGCACGTGAGAAAATTCGGAATTCCAGCATTTTACTTCGGTCCTGGAGGCGAAAATCTGCACAGCGAAGACGAATTCGTCTACATTTCAGAGCTTAGACTTGCAACTAAAATATACAGGAAAATTATAGAAAATTTCAGAAAGTTTTGA
- a CDS encoding DUF2103 domain-containing protein, whose protein sequence is MVFSGRHKTVIGDREGLKLIGEILSHSGVKRVIFGRIENKGARTGHGLRFKITRVDERGNIRAILSYGSSNQEIHIITTAKDREEGLKIAKELSELFKR, encoded by the coding sequence GTGGTATTCAGTGGAAGACACAAGACTGTAATTGGAGACAGGGAAGGATTAAAGCTAATTGGAGAAATACTGTCACATAGTGGTGTAAAGAGAGTAATTTTCGGCAGAATAGAAAACAAAGGGGCAAGAACTGGACACGGGCTGAGGTTCAAGATCACAAGGGTTGATGAAAGAGGCAATATTAGAGCAATCCTTTCGTATGGCTCCTCAAATCAGGAAATTCACATTATTACTACTGCCAAGGATAGGGAAGAGGGTTTGAAAATAGCAAAAGAGCTCTCGGAGCTTTTTAAAAGATAA
- a CDS encoding ABC transporter ATP-binding protein encodes MLRIVNLSVEVDGKRILHNVNLYVKKGETFALFGPNGSGKSTLLNAIVGNPAYKISGGRIIFKKVDITNLPTDERVKLGLGISFQNPPKISGVKLIDILRQCAKLGGREGMIMELAEKLRMKDHLYRSINVGFSGGEVKRSEILQLLLMNPDFVLLDEPDSGVDLENIAIVGSAISELLERDKAEREKGGIIITHQGHILDYVSADYGVILYKGRVACIGDPKDIITQIRKNGYEGCVARCLKDME; translated from the coding sequence ATGTTGAGAATTGTTAATTTAAGCGTTGAGGTTGATGGAAAGAGGATACTCCACAACGTAAATCTCTACGTGAAAAAGGGGGAAACCTTTGCACTCTTCGGTCCAAACGGAAGTGGAAAGTCCACTCTTCTAAACGCAATAGTTGGAAATCCTGCATACAAGATCTCAGGTGGTAGAATAATTTTTAAGAAAGTTGACATAACGAATCTTCCGACCGATGAAAGAGTAAAGCTTGGACTTGGGATTTCCTTCCAAAATCCACCAAAAATAAGTGGTGTGAAACTGATCGATATTTTGAGACAATGTGCAAAGTTAGGCGGTAGAGAAGGTATGATCATGGAGCTTGCAGAAAAGCTCAGAATGAAAGATCATCTTTACAGATCGATAAACGTCGGATTTTCAGGTGGAGAAGTAAAGAGATCTGAAATTTTACAACTTTTATTGATGAATCCTGACTTTGTCTTGCTTGATGAGCCCGACAGTGGCGTAGACTTGGAGAACATAGCAATAGTGGGCTCTGCAATAAGTGAGCTTCTTGAAAGAGATAAAGCGGAAAGAGAGAAGGGCGGTATAATAATCACTCACCAAGGTCATATCCTTGACTACGTGTCTGCAGACTACGGAGTGATTTTATACAAGGGAAGAGTTGCATGCATCGGAGATCCCAAGGACATAATCACACAGATAAGGAAAAATGGCTACGAGGGGTGTGTTGCGCGATGCCTGAAGGATATGGAGTAG
- the cyaB gene encoding class IV adenylate cyclase, which translates to MEVEAKFRLKPGVEEKVKEIANFLEEKDEFDIYLNHPCRDFAETDEALRIRVEKKIKLTYKGPKVDSETKSREEVNLEVNSFDDALKLFELLGFKKFRTVRKRRKIFKLEKAIICIDSVEGLGDFIEIEVEGGLEKKEEIFKIAETLGYSRAESIRLSYLEMLEKLDRKV; encoded by the coding sequence ATGGAAGTTGAGGCTAAGTTTAGACTTAAACCAGGAGTTGAAGAAAAAGTCAAGGAGATTGCGAACTTTTTAGAGGAGAAAGACGAATTCGACATCTACTTAAACCATCCCTGCAGAGATTTTGCCGAAACTGACGAAGCACTTCGTATACGGGTTGAGAAAAAAATCAAGTTAACCTATAAGGGTCCAAAGGTCGACTCTGAAACCAAAAGCAGGGAAGAGGTAAATCTTGAAGTCAATAGCTTTGATGATGCTTTAAAGCTTTTCGAGTTACTCGGATTTAAAAAATTTAGAACCGTCAGAAAGCGAAGAAAAATCTTCAAACTCGAAAAAGCAATAATCTGTATAGACTCCGTAGAGGGCCTGGGGGACTTTATTGAAATAGAAGTTGAGGGTGGATTGGAGAAAAAGGAAGAGATTTTTAAAATTGCCGAAACTCTCGGATATTCTCGAGCAGAAAGTATTCGGCTTTCTTATTTGGAAATGCTTGAAAAATTAGATCGGAAAGTATAG